A region from the Lolium perenne isolate Kyuss_39 chromosome 4, Kyuss_2.0, whole genome shotgun sequence genome encodes:
- the LOC127295263 gene encoding transcription factor BHLH062 isoform X1: MRIRSTGFFVDHRNQNLGMVADTDSSGSLPGSSNSAAEKRVDGSPNQRSQEKTPKKNHKAEREKLKRDQLNDLFVELSSMLDHDRQNSGKATVLGDAARVLRDLFTQVESLRKEQSALLTERQYVGSEKNELQDENATLKAQIIELQNELCARMRNNSLNPSSLGMSHPIGSSSAHLATQPTRNHIWGNDSNLSTLPLAHPMNAPSPLQNQRHQSVGSGQVASHPRELQLFPGTSASPDRESSRHRSNPATSLGHAVSLPGQLRLSLPRASQEESRTSGSPRNRK; this comes from the exons ATGCGGATACGGTCTACCGGATTCTTTGTAGATCATAG GAACCAAAACCTTGGGATGGTGGCTGATACGGACAGCTCAGGTTCACTGCCTGGCAGCTCAAATTCTGCTGCCGAAAAGCGTGTCGATGG GTCTCCTAACCAAAGATCCCAGGAAAAAACTCCAAAGAAAAATCATAAAGCTGAACGAGAGAAACTTAAGCGTGACCAGTTGAATGACCTTTTTGTTGAGCTCAGCAGTATGCTAG ATCATGATCGACAAAATAGTGGAAAAGCTACAGTTTTGGGTGATGCTGCACGGGTACTGCGAGATTTGTTTACTCAAGTTGAATCTCTTAGAAAGGAACAGTCTGCTCTTCTAACTGAGCGCCAATAT GTCGGTTCAGAGAAGAACGAGCTGCAAGACGAGAATGCTACACTGAAAGCCCAGATAATAGAACTACAGAATGAGCTTTGTGCAAGGATGAGAAACAACAGCCTCAATCCAAGCAGCCTTGGGATGTCACATCCAATTGGGAGCAGCAGCGCTCATTTAGCAACTCAACCGACGCGAAATCATATATGGGGCAATGATTCTAATTTAAGCACCCTGCCCTTGGCACACCCAATGAACGCACCATCTCCACTGCAGAATCAGCGACATCAGTCTGTTGGTTCTGGTCAGGTAGCATCACACCCTCGGGAGCTCCAGCTCTTCCCAGGGACATCAGCATCACCGGATCGAGAATCTTCCCGACATAGAAGCAACCCAGCTACTTCCTTGGGACATGCTGTTTCCTTGCCTGGACAGCTACGCCTCAGCCTTCCAAGAGCATCACAAGAAGAAAGCAGAACCAGTGGTTCACCGAGAAATAGAAAATAG
- the LOC127295263 gene encoding transcription factor BHLH062 isoform X2, translating into MVADTDSSGSLPGSSNSAAEKRVDGSPNQRSQEKTPKKNHKAEREKLKRDQLNDLFVELSSMLDHDRQNSGKATVLGDAARVLRDLFTQVESLRKEQSALLTERQYVGSEKNELQDENATLKAQIIELQNELCARMRNNSLNPSSLGMSHPIGSSSAHLATQPTRNHIWGNDSNLSTLPLAHPMNAPSPLQNQRHQSVGSGQVASHPRELQLFPGTSASPDRESSRHRSNPATSLGHAVSLPGQLRLSLPRASQEESRTSGSPRNRK; encoded by the exons ATGGTGGCTGATACGGACAGCTCAGGTTCACTGCCTGGCAGCTCAAATTCTGCTGCCGAAAAGCGTGTCGATGG GTCTCCTAACCAAAGATCCCAGGAAAAAACTCCAAAGAAAAATCATAAAGCTGAACGAGAGAAACTTAAGCGTGACCAGTTGAATGACCTTTTTGTTGAGCTCAGCAGTATGCTAG ATCATGATCGACAAAATAGTGGAAAAGCTACAGTTTTGGGTGATGCTGCACGGGTACTGCGAGATTTGTTTACTCAAGTTGAATCTCTTAGAAAGGAACAGTCTGCTCTTCTAACTGAGCGCCAATAT GTCGGTTCAGAGAAGAACGAGCTGCAAGACGAGAATGCTACACTGAAAGCCCAGATAATAGAACTACAGAATGAGCTTTGTGCAAGGATGAGAAACAACAGCCTCAATCCAAGCAGCCTTGGGATGTCACATCCAATTGGGAGCAGCAGCGCTCATTTAGCAACTCAACCGACGCGAAATCATATATGGGGCAATGATTCTAATTTAAGCACCCTGCCCTTGGCACACCCAATGAACGCACCATCTCCACTGCAGAATCAGCGACATCAGTCTGTTGGTTCTGGTCAGGTAGCATCACACCCTCGGGAGCTCCAGCTCTTCCCAGGGACATCAGCATCACCGGATCGAGAATCTTCCCGACATAGAAGCAACCCAGCTACTTCCTTGGGACATGCTGTTTCCTTGCCTGGACAGCTACGCCTCAGCCTTCCAAGAGCATCACAAGAAGAAAGCAGAACCAGTGGTTCACCGAGAAATAGAAAATAG
- the LOC127295262 gene encoding probable methyltransferase PMT2, whose product MAIKGNSGEYRARSPLAMVVAVLLCCFFYVLGAWQRSGYGKGDRIAVAVTRQTACADASAAGLSFETHHAGANLSTSGLGEPPPTFAPCAAALADHTPCHDQDRAMKFPRKNMVYRERHCPSDGERLRCLVPAPPGYVTPFPWPKSRDYVPYANAPYKSLTVEKAVQNWVQYEGAVFRFPGGGTQFPHGADKYIDQLANVVPFADGTVRTVLDTGCGVASLGAYLDSRGVIAMSFAPRDSHEAQVQFALERGVPAFIGVLGSVKLPFPSSSFDMAHCSRCLIPWSGNGGMYMMEVDRVLRPGGYWVLSGPPINWKANYRKWERTKEDLSGEQKRIEEYAEMLCWEKLTEMSEVGVWRKRTDTAACPARPAAVRTCDPANPDDVWYKNMETCITQSTAAAGGQLQPFPARLKAVPPRISSGAIPGFTVESYEEENRQWEKHVKAYRKVNYKLDTERYRNILDMNAGVGGFAAALFSPKSWVMNVVPTAAELSTLGVIYERGLIGIYHDWCEAFSTYPRTYDLIHANGVFSLYRDRCKMEDIMLEMDRILRPEGTVILRDDIDVLLQVQKLATGMRWKTMMANHEDSPHIPEKVLYAVKRYWTADGDNSSEENGSSSEGKGSDV is encoded by the exons ATGGCGATCAAGGGCAACTCGGGGGAGTACAGGGCTCGGAGCCCGCTGGCCATGGTGGTCGCCGTCCTGCTGTGCTGCTTCTTCTACGTGCTCGGCGCCTGGCAGCGCAGCGGCTACGGCAAGGGCGACCGCATCGCGGTGGCGGTGACTCGTCAGACGGCCTGCGCCGACGCCTCCGCGGCCGGGCTCAGCTTCGAGACGCACCACGCCGGCGCGAACCTGTCGACGTCCGGCCTTGGCGAGCCACCGCCAACGTTCGCGCCGTGCGCGGCGGCGCTGGCTGACCACACCCCGTGCCACGACCAGGACCGGGCCATGAAGTTCCCGCGGAAGAACATGGTGTACCGGGAGCGGCACTGCCCGTCGGACGGCGAGCGGCTGCGGTGCCTCGTCCCGGCGCCGCCGGGGTACGTCACACCGTTCCCGTGGCCCAAGAGCCGAGACTACGTGCCCTACGCCAACGCGCCGTACAAGAGCCTCACCGTCGAGAAGGCCGTCCAGAACTGGGTCCAGTACGAGGGCGCCGTTTTCCGCTTCCCCGGGGGCGGCACCCAGTTCCCGCACGGCGCCGACAAGTACATCGACCAGCTCGCAAACGTCGTCCCTTTCGCCGACGGCACCGTCCGCACCGTGCTCGACACCGGCTGCGGC GTGGCGAGCCTGGGCGCGTATCTGGACTCCCGTGGCGTGATCGCCATGTCCTTCGCGCCGCGGGACTCGCACGAGGCGCAGGTGCAGTTCGCGCTAGAGCGCGGCGTGCCGGCCTTCATCGGCGTCCTCGGTTCCGTCAAGCTCCCCTTCCCTTCGAGCTCATTCGACATGGCGCACTGTTCCCGCTGCCTCATCCCCTGGTCCGGCAACG GCGGGATGTACATGATGGAGGTGGACCGTGTTCTCCGGCCAGGCGGGTACTGGGTGCTCTCCGGCCCGCCTATCAACTGGAAGGCCAACTACCGGAAGTGGGAGCGCACCAAGGAGGATCTCTCCGGCGAGCAGAAGAGGATCGAAGAGTACGCAGAGATGCTCTGCTGGGAGAAGCTCACCGAGATGAGCGAGGTCGGCGTGTGGCGGAAGCGGACGGACACGGCCGCGTGTCCAGCCAGGCCGGCGGCGGTCCGGACCTGCGACCCGGCCAATCCCGACGACGTCTG GTACAAGAACATGGAGACGTGCATCACAcagtccaccgccgccgccggaggacaGCTGCAGCCATTCCCGGCGCGGCTGAAGGCCGTTCCGCCACGGATAAGTTCAGGCGCCATTCCTGGGTTTACCGTGGAGTCGTACGAGGAGGAGAACCGGCAGTGGGAGAAGCATGTCAAGGCTTACAGGAAGGTCAACTACAAGCTTGACACGGAGCGGTACAGGAACATCCTGGACATGAATGCCGGCGTGGGTGGCTTCGCCGCGGCCCTCTTCTCCCCAAAGTCTTGGGTCATGAACGTCGTGCCCACCGCCGCCGAGCTCTCTACCCTCGGTGTCATCTACGAGAGGGGCCTCATCGGCATCTACCATGACTG GTGTGAGGCCTTCTCAACTTACCCAAGGACCTACGACCTCATCCATGCCAATGGAGTATTCAGCCTCTACAGGGACAG GTGCAAGATGGAGGACATCATGCTAGAGATGGACCGGATTCTGCGCCCCGAGGGCACGGTGATCCTCCGGGACGACATCGACGTCCTGCTGCAGGTGCAGAAGCTGGCCACCGGAATgcgttggaagacgatgatggcaAACCACGAGGACAGCCCACACATCCCAGAGAAGGTGCTCTACGCCGTCAAGCGTTACTGGACCGCCGACGGTGATAACAGTTCTGAAGAGAACGGAAGTTCATCAGAGGGCAAGGGCTCAGATGTATGA